Sequence from the Amaranthus tricolor cultivar Red isolate AtriRed21 chromosome 1, ASM2621246v1, whole genome shotgun sequence genome:
GCAGATTTGGAGGCGGGTAGACCTTTGCCTTCTCTAAGAAGACAACAAAATCAACAACCTCAAGACCCTTCTCATTCTGTTGCTGCTGGAATTTTCAAGATTAACACCGCTGTTTCCTCCTTCCATCGTCTTGTTAATACTCTTGGAACTCCTAAAGATACGCTTGATCTTCGTGATCGACTGTTAGTTTTCcccttttctttccttttcccTTTTTATTGCTTATTTGCGATTCCCCGATTTTCAACTGTTTTGATTATTAGGGTTTCCGTTGCTAATAACTCTAATTGTGCTTCTGAATTCTTTATCAATTAAAGAATtgatttttacttcttttattGATTTAGGCCGGTTAGGGTTAGAGATATTTTGATTTAGGATCGAGCTATCAAGCttgaatatttaatttatattttggttCATTGACTAGGAATAGGGTGAAGGTGGAACAATGCATGGTTTTAGGTTAGGGTTTGGCAAAATGGAAGGCAAAGTAAATCAGAATGTAGTGTTTTATGGCttaaggaaaaagaaaaggataaTTAAATTAGATCATAGAATTTAGGAAACTAATTGGGAGATCGTTAGAGAGGAATATGGGTATGATTAGGATGTAGGATTACGTGTGTGGAAGAGAAGAGTGACATGTGGAATTGAATCGGATAATTTATCTAGTTTTTTGGGGCTAGAAGTGTTCATCACAAACTTGATGTCCTGATATTTACCCAACTTTGTAACCAAATTCAATTTGACCCgattttaaaattgtatttaCAATTATGTTAAACCAATATAAACACTAGACTCGATTTTAAACCGATCTGAAATACATAACTCGATTTCAACCCAATGCCCTAAATGAACATCTCTACTTGGGGGAATCGATGGAAGAAAAGATATGATAtgatttgagaaaaaaaaaaatacaaaactagTTCTTTGATTATCAAATCTGTTGGGGATAAATGTGGATGATTTTGTGGACGAACTATGGCTCGATTTTAGGTTATAATGGCGTGTAGTTTTGTGATGTGGTAGATGGATAGTTTGCTTTTAGATTTCAGCTAGGGTGAAGGGAAAAAGAAAACGTGAATTTTGGAGCTTTCAGTTTAAGGATATAAGCTAGCTCTGATACGAAGATGATGTAGGCTCAAACTATCAAGCTGCATTCTACAATTTATATTTTGGTTCACTTACTAAGGATAGGATGAAGGTGGAATTATGGATGGTTTCAGGTAAGGGTTTGGTGTAGAGAAGGGAAACTAAATAAGATTGTTTTATGACTTTGGATAAAGAAGAGAGAAACTAAATTAGATCCTAGAATTTAGGAAATCAATTAAAAGATGGTTATAGAGGGATCAGGGGATGGTTAGGAGCTAGGTTTAGGCAATTGGAAGGGATGAGTCACGTGTGGAATTGTTTGATCAAATCAGATTATTAATCTAATTTGTTGGGGAGATTGATTGAAGTAAAGATATGACATAGTTCAAGAAAAAACAAGAGATGGAAGACTCGTTCCTTGATTATTGAATCAGTTGGGGATGAATGTGGGTGATTTTGTGGATGAATTGTGGAGTGATTTTTTGGGGATAATGGTGTTATGAATTGGTAACATGGAAAAAAATCGTGGTCGCTGATGTGTTTGCGGGAACGTTCGTGGTGTCGTGAAAAACGCTATAACTGAGAAATAACGTGAATCATAGCCGATGTGAtgtgatttttgaaaaaaaatcgcATAAGGGGGTTTTGAACTAATAATTGCATTTATGTTGTTGAACTACTATTATTAAGCAATAATATTCAATTAGCTATTATAATTGCAATATTTAAGATTCTTTTAGCGTATAATTaattcttattagttattagttaactattttgttcattaactaaaattatgagcaactataatttaagtgatcgtaataattaaagttaaggGTAGTACTAAATTTTAACGGGAAGACAAATAACGTTTTAAGTTTCTAGATAATTTTAGGAGCTTCCTTGACCTTCAAGTTGCATTGTTCAAGCTCCTATTTTCCCTCTAGTCTACCTTGAGAATAGGTCTACTGTAGATTTATCTTATCTttttaatgtgtaagaaaaggCCTTGTTACGTGTGAGGTTTTAATTCGGCCCTCTATGACGCCTTCGCATGCCTCAATCTTCTACTGAGCTTATTCttggatcacttgatgaagCTCTAATCTTTGGGCTTTGCAATAGGAGCCGCTTTCAACCTTTTTAACAAGATTGAGCTGCTTCACCATGAACTGGCATAATTAACTCAATTAATTTTCCATTTTGACGTTTATTTTCCAAAGAATCTTAAatgcaaatcaaaaataaacttaatgtTCCAAATCAAAAGGCTTGAAACCAACTACCAAACTTAAATGAAGTTTAATTAATGAACATCTAAGATGGAGTCTTCGATCTCCACTTGATGGGCTTGGAAGTTGGTTCTTCTGTAAGATTAAAAACCTAAGCCtccatcatttttaattttgagaAGGCTATGTGGTTGCTTAGTTGGGTTTAGggcaaaaaattatttttgtaagaAAGTGGATATCCATAAATTGGGTTGAATTTGGCTTTATTCAGTTCAACTTTAATTTGATATCACAGTATCATAGAAAATTCTCAAAGTATTCAAAAATGTGGAGGATAGGATTGTTTGCAAAGAGTGACATATTATACCCCCATTTCTCTAAGGAGGACGTTAGAGTAGTTTTTATGTGAAGGAGAATAGTTCCCTTTAGCTTGATTAGTTCATGAAACTGAATTTCAATTGTGTCTAAGTTAGTATGAGTTGATTGATTTTCTATTGCTTTTTGGATGGGCTCCTTGTGATTGAGGGGTGGTTTCATTGTAGTTCATTATGcatttttttatggtttttggtGTGATGATAATTGGTTGTTGTGTTGGCTCTTGCCAAACAAGGGGGAGCTAGCTTATTCTAAGAGACATGATCGACTCGTGTTGAGAACATAGTCCAAGCATTGTACAATTACATAATTTGAATATAGTGAACCTAATTTTGTAAGTAGAACTGGATGGTTTTTAGGGCATacattttgttcattgttaaaaTTGTGTTGTAATGACTCAAGCAAAAAACTTCTTTTTGCCACTTCATCCAAATTGATGACACTGACATATTCACAAAAGCTTGGAGATGCAGATGTTAGCATCATTGGCATCTTGTTCTTTTATATCAAGATTAGTCATTTTATTATATTCTTAGTTGAAGATAAATGGGTTTTATTTAACTAGGAGATTAAGAGGATGTACGCAATCTTACAAAGTATggacttagtttttttttctatagATGAGTTGGTGTTGTGATTCACAAGACATTTTGGTGTTCGAGTGAAGTAGTCTTAATGCTATAGAGTTGATGAACTTTCTCACGAAACACAACAATTatttctaatttgttgattgtaTAAAAAAATGTTCCATTATCGATCCAAAGATCCCAAATTGGCTTATCAAATCACGCGTCTTATTAGGGATCATAGTTTTCGAATTAGCTTATCAAATCGTATGATTTTACGATTTGATTATACCAATCAAGGGGTTAATTGAtaacaatatattattattacaaaggaAAAGTTGCGTACATCATATTCCTTAACCTCACTAAGGCGGGAGCCTCTTAGTGCCTTTAGGGTAATGCAATGTTATTGACTGGATGACTTGTATGCTAGACACTTCTTATGATACTATGAGTTACATGGACTCAATAGTCACGTGTCATATGTCATGTGGGACATAGGTGCTTGTTTAAGTGTCAAAGTGTCCACTCCCATGTTTGATTGTCAAGATTTCAGAGACGAAGTGTCATTTCAAACTCACAACTCACAATAAAGGTGCAATCAATTTGTTTAGAATGGAGTATGTTGCTGGCTTGCAGCTAGCTTATAGGACATCTTACCTTCACTTTAGGATATGAGTCCCTTACTAGAATTCTTTTCCTTGCCTATAATATCACTAACACTTCACTACTACAACGTCATTAAGTGGTTCTTACTGGTGGGGTTTTAAGGTGCGATTTACACAACCTTATTCTTGTaaaaataaagaggttgtttttgaTTAATCCTTGATAGTGCAACTTGACATAAGTAAGAATGCATGAGatataatgagtcattttactttaGTCGATTATTATCCAAAGCCAAAGAACTACGAATCTTTGGCTTCGTCCAGAATGCACAATTAGGCCCCAATATCACCATGGGGTTTTATTTATCTATCAATATTTTTGACTTGGAATAGCTTAGAGTTTTCagatttaattgtttgtttatttCTATAGTAAAAGAGTGACTTACTGTGTATTGTTCACATTTGCATTATTTGCAGCCATAAGACACGATTGCATATAGGGCAGTTGGTTAAGGAAACCTCAGCGAAGCTCAAGGAAGCTAGTGAAACTGATCTACGTTTTGAAGTTAGTGTAAGTGCACATATATAGATCTATCCATTGGACTTTCCATATAACAGATTTGACTGTTATTAATACATAATCACTGATTTCTATAACATCTTTCTCCTTTACATATGTTCAGTACCTTTACGCCTTGTTTTGTTAATGGTATCTATGGTAGTAATGAGAATAAGTTTAAATGTCAATTTTGTTGAAGTGTCATTCCCATGCACACGAAGCTCTCTTCCTCAAACATGTTTTATTCTTCTTAACTTCTTATTACAATCTAATACCACCTTTCCAATTGGTAATGGATGTAATGAGTTTTGTTAAGGACTAAAAATTGTTTGAGTTTGACAAGCATATCTTTAAACCTTATCAGttacattatattttcattactaTTTTTGTCGCTAGCATTTTTCTCCCtttgattttattatatttgatgttgTTCTCTTACCTTTGAAATTACTGTTAGATTCAatattgttgggattaaggctttgcaTTGTTTCAGCTTAACAATTGAAATTTTGGCACCTAACTGCAGGCTAGCAAGAAAATTGCTGATGCCAAACTTGCTAGAGACTTCCAGGCAGTTCTTAAGGAATTCCAAAAGGCACAACGACTTGCAGCACAAAGAGAAACTGCATATTCTCCTTTTGTTCCGAAAGATGTTCCTTCGGCTAGGTATATTTTTTCTGCTTTTATATCTCTTTAAATTTAACTTCAGTACATAAAGTCTGTtccatcaaaatttttttaggaAATCATCAAGAGGTATCCATGGGTCCTTTGTTCATTTTCTTGATTACCgctatatataatttagactGAATCAGCGTCTATTGTGGTAAATTTTGTTGGTCGTTCCATCTTTCTAGTTAGTAGATAATGCATAATGAAGTAATCCGTCAAGAGCTGGATACTTGTATAAATGcgtgattggattgatgtgaTACTCTGTTAGAACTTGAAAACATACCAAGCCCTCTCCTTTTGACTTTGGAAGACGTAGATTGTTATTCTTCTAGAGTTTATTGATGATGCTGGTAGGAAATACAAAATCATGGAAtaatataacattcaaattcaaattgttGGGTATTAATTTTTGGACTTGGCAATTCAATTATGTTTCTACTAGTTGCTTAAAGATACTTATAGattcaacaacaacaatgccagagCCTTAATCCGACAAGACTTGGTCTGCTACTTGAACCAATGTATCGGTTTCAATAGTATTTCTTTTCCATTCATTctgattttctaccatcttcATTTGTAAATCTAAATCCTTTATATCCTTATCCACTCTTATTAATGGTCTAGATCTCAATCAGTTAAACATTTTAACCTTAAGTGCGAAATACTTATTCTACTCACCCCAAAATTAGGTTTATATTCACGTACTTTTAATTTTGGGACTTGAACAACTCTTGGCTAGTGACCTGCCACATATTCCTCTCAGCTTCACCGGTTGAGTCCTTAATTAACAACTTCTATCATTGTTGGGACCCATAGTCGATCTACGATCTGGATTACTCATTCCTGATCGTGGTTCAAACACGACCCAAATCGCCAACAAGACGGTTTCAGCTTAATGGTTCATATATCACATGAAGATTGATTTAAGGGAGAGAAATGGTGAGCAAAGTTAAAGAATGATGGTGGAAAGAAACGAAGAATGGAGAATATTGTGAAAGGAATGAGGAATGGATCACAGGATAGATGTGTACAAAGGAAGCTAATCTTTTcgttttttctacttttttaACTGGAAGGGTCTATAAAGCATTTCTAAAAATTTACCACATCATTGATTACTTTTTTACTAGAGAGATGTTAATGTTGCTGgcaatttttattctttttgaatgGGGATATCTGAGTATATGGAGGAaaaatttaatgacatttacatttgtttatattagtatatatgttATGTGCTTTTTgactttattcattattatttatgtttattttgataattttttttaaattttttttgaaaataatgtgttcaaaatatttaaatatcgTACCCAGTCATTCTTAAGTCACCACAGATAACGGTATGCTTTTTTTGTTCCATGTTCCCGTTCCGAACCAAATTCCGTTCCAAGTAACAATGTTGGGACCTAATATCAGATCTCTTTATTCCATCCATCATGCTTGCAACTTGTGAACACTTTCTGCTTCCCCTTCCCACCATTTGTCGACCATTATTACAGTCAAACTTATCAAATCTAGTTTTCCTAAAAAATCTCGAGATAGTAAGAGAGTGGTATCTAGCAAATACTGGTGAATTGCCTTTTTCTCGGTTGCCAACATATATCTTTCTATGATTGAATTTGGTGGCCAGGAGTGCGTGGTAGTATTTTTGAAATGTTGAGTCACTATGGTATGCCAATCTATTGATAGAGCCACTTGTTGTTAATTGATAGAACCTGAAACCACAATGGGACCTGGGCTTGTAAAACACAATTTCGCATGGTTTGCTAATCTCCTTAATATCACAAAACATGAATCGAAAAAAAACCAAATCATGGTCGGTTTTAGGTTATTTTTGAGACATTTTTAGTGAATCACAAATTCAAATCACGATAAAACTAGCTAATTATGTTACAATAGAAGAGTAGTAAGGTGCTTTGGCCCCTGAGTTTGGGAGCGAGGAGCGAGGAGTGAAGAGTTACGAGATATAATGAAGGATTATATCCTTATAGGGTTTAGATTAATGTCTTGTTTTAAacataagaaaatgaaaattctTAACCCATGCTCCTCAAACCTATTGACACGAGGAATGGATGGTTTCTTTCCTTCCTCCCTCGGTTCCATCTCTTGAATAACTCGGCcctttattgtaataatattatCTACGGATGACCTTAAGAGGCATCATTATGTAACTTATCTTTTGAATTCCTTTCTCTCTCATGTTGATTTGTTGTCTCATGTAGATGACCAAATGTGTTGAGTAGTGTTACATGATTTGGTGGTTTTACCCCTGAATCACGATTTGGTTCGATCGACCCGAATCGGGGTTCATTCGCCGATTGAATCGCCTTGAAGCACGAATCAAATCGGCGGTGGCATCGTTCTCATTTGCGAAGGTTGAAGCTTTCTCAAACTATGAAAATCGACACCaagaaaagggaaaaaatatagaataaatTAAAGAGAAGACGATAGAAGGACAAAAAAACAAAGATGTATCGAGGGTTTTCAGCCGCCACTCTagggtttttttattaaagGGTTTGGTCTTGTCCTTTTATTTTACTCTGATCTTATGATAAtgcagattttttttaaatgcccTCCATTTGATCAGTGGGCTAGGCCCATTTAAAAGCAATCTAATTATCTAactattattttatcttttctttatttttcttctttctttttccttgCCTTAGTGGGTAAGGCCCATTTTaacttttctttttctattatttaatgtcattatttttttttacaatcacattattttattattttatttataaaataatacaatttaaattaatgtcaAGTCTCCttatattttttacaattaaaCAATACCTGAAAATTGAACCAAACAACCTAAGCGAACGAACAAATGTGCCGACTAGCGAATCGTGAATCCGAATCCGTACAACGAATCAAATCGAATCGTGAAATGTGTGACATTGGTGTTGAGATTAAGGGTTTGACATTGTTGTATCGGTGTGCATCTCTTGAGTGACTTTCTGTTTTGAAATAAGTACATCATTTTTTGGAAAGCAAAATTAGAAATTGGTACTTTACGGAAATTACCATTCTAATTGGGGACATAATCAAGAGAGGAAAGTACTCCTAAACTCCCAACTCACTTTTGGGAGGAGAAGGGTGGTAAAATTGTGCTAAAATGTTTTCATTAAAAGGATAGGATATACATCTATAGAAGAAAAGGGTTGGATGTCTTTGAAAATGAATGGGGGATATACATAGGAAGCATCTCAATAAAATTCATTATAAATGATTTGGCTTctaaaattaagtaatattttttgtttgatataaGTAGAAAATGTTTTGGGCTTAAATgtttatttgaatttacttctgcTGGATGCAGGTTGGGTGAAAACGATGAGGAAAGAAGCTCATTTCAGAGGCAGGAACAGCAGGCCCAGCTTTTGGAGTCTAGAAGGTGAGTGATGGTTCTTCTAGTGAATTGTTGGAACAAGTTTTATCATGGAAATCGGAAACTGTTAGTGCTATATATTTGAAACAATGAAGATTGTTAAACAAAAATTAGTATCAGTTATCAACCTGATAGAAGTTGACGCCAGGTCTATTTGTGCGAGGTTTTGGCCTCCATGTAACTTATAAGCGGAAAAGAGTAAATGGAAAGTATGATCCTGTACACCTTATTTTCTCCTGAGTTGTGCTTTAATATCCAAACACTTAGGCGCTGTTTGtttcaactttaaaattaagattttagAAAAAGTATCAATTCTGTATCAGCGAAGAAGTTGCTTTAGTAAAACTCAGTTAGTATGATTTTATGCTATGACAGTGTGTAATATCATGTAGAAACAATTTTAGTTCAGTAATTGGGTGAACAGAACAGGAACTTGACTGTAAGAGAACAATTATGAGTAATTAAGACAATTATCTTTATTAACCTGGTACACTATTCATTCTGAGTCTTCCCTTGATGTGATCATGTGACTCAAAATTAAGACAATTTTTCACAACTTTTAGCTTCTCTGAGTCTTCCATTACAATTATgcattttatttgagaaaagtTGTGTATCTCTGGAAATTAACTTATATCGAGGTTGTAAAGATGAGTGAGAGCCATTCTATGGTTAATATATGATGCTTCGTCCAATTGCTATGCTATTGCTCTATATAAAGATTTCTTAGAACGTCTTTACCCTTTTTTGTCAAATAAGCTCTGCCAACAAAAAATATCTGGTGAATTCTATTTTCAGTTGGCTTGAATTCTGTTCAGTCATGAAAATATTTAACTGTTTGTTAGGATCacatttttgaaatttattgtgAATAGTTTCATAATTTTTGCAGACAGGAGGTAGTGCTTTTGGATAATGAGCTTCTTTTTAATGAAGCTATTATAGAAGAGAGAGAGCATGGCATTCAGGAAATCCAACAGCAGATTGGTGAAGTGAATGAAATATTTAAAGATCTTGCAGTGCTAGTATCTGATCAGGGAGTCATGATTGGTAAGAATTTAACTGCCTCTCTATATTTTAATTGTTCTTCCTTTATGGCCTTGCTCTTGAATCATGCGATTAACCTTACCATCTTTCAGATGATATTAGTTCCAACATTGAAGGTTCCCATGCTGCAACAACACAAGGAACTTCTCAACTTCTCAAAGCTGCAAAGACTCAAAAATCTAGTTCTTCATTGGTAAGTTGCACCAATCACCATACACGATTTTAATTTTGAAGCCACGATTTAGTGTCATATACGGCTGCTTGAACTAGCATTATGATTAGTGGGTTGACTGGatgaattttgtttgtttgaccTAATTGTTTGCTTAACGGAAAATTTTCGACTGTATTGGATCTTTTGTGTACTGTATTGGCCGTCCTATATTGAAGTAACAGGCTGTTGATCTCTTGTACATTATACTATTACGTAAGGAGTCTATTAGTGTATGCATAGCTATGAGCTATGTGAGTTTCCTGGCTGTAAAGAAACCTTGCATCCTTAGTTGTTCATTCCTTGCTAACCGTAAATTCTGATAAATTCATGATAAGTTGTGTTGAATATGCAGGTTTGTTTGCTCTTGGTGATATTTGGGATCATCCTgctcattgtaataataattgttgTGTTTTGAAGAGGAATTCACTACACCTTATCATCAAATCAATAATGGTGTTGTGTTGTAAAAAGTTTGAGGAGTATTAAGATTGTGCTGTGTCCTGTGTGGGTGGTAAATAAATGTTTCATCCAATACAATGTACAGTTTC
This genomic interval carries:
- the LOC130815508 gene encoding syntaxin-22-like, whose product is MSFADLEAGRPLPSLRRQQNQQPQDPSHSVAAGIFKINTAVSSFHRLVNTLGTPKDTLDLRDRLHKTRLHIGQLVKETSAKLKEASETDLRFEVSASKKIADAKLARDFQAVLKEFQKAQRLAAQRETAYSPFVPKDVPSARLGENDEERSSFQRQEQQAQLLESRRQEVVLLDNELLFNEAIIEEREHGIQEIQQQIGEVNEIFKDLAVLVSDQGVMIDDISSNIEGSHAATTQGTSQLLKAAKTQKSSSSLVCLLLVIFGIILLIVIIIVVF